The Xylocopa sonorina isolate GNS202 chromosome 5, iyXylSono1_principal, whole genome shotgun sequence genome segment AAGTACTGATAATGTACTGATAATAGAGCGTTTACTGCACTATTATTTTATCAATTTATTTTCGTCATTAATACTTTTTTACTAAAAATTTGTTTGTATAACTCTAAAGTTGTAACAAATTGAAGCTAGTGATTCTTTACTCTGATTACAGGAAACAATGATGACTCCACGATCTAGAAAGCCAGTAATGATGATTTCTGGATCAAATCTTTGTAATCTTGCTTCAGTTAATAATAGTTGGAATCAACAAAGTATATCTAATAACATGTGCGGGTCGAATTTTGATGTTATTAGTTCAATAAACTGTGCTTCAATTTTAGAAGAATCTCAGAAACCAAATACCACAAACAGTGAGATTTTTTATGAAGATGTTATTGACttagaagagaaagaaaatttgAACAAGAATgcgacggagaaacaaaaattagtTGCGTCGATTGCAGATGGCTGTTACGCGGTGAAGCAACAAAGCACCATGTCTATAACGAGCACATTTAGGGAATATTTATTGTCAAGAAGCGTATTAACAGCTAGTCCAGTCGATCTCAGTTTCTCGTCGCGTACAGGAGATTTCGAACAATCTGAGTCTGATTTGAACATCTTGAATGAAGATGGATTATCTGAAAGTTTGCTTTGTTGCTTGGATGGTAATCGACCAGAATCTGATACTTCTGGTATTGCGTCTGGTAGCACAAACAGTGCAAATAATTCGTCGGAGAAAAACGATGAAATTGCAAGTTCACCAAGAAAACGAGCAACCAGTTTGCAACGTAACGATTCGAAAAAGTTAGTAAAAGAAACTAGACCGTCAAGAAGTGTTCGAGGGCAAGGTTTCAAGCATAAACAATTGAGTGAGTCGACATTAAAATCAATGAAAATGAAAGACGTATTTCAAGAAACTTCATTTTgatagtgtaacatttacaataCACACCAAAATCAACGTATCGCAACATCATTGAAGTTAATTATACGTTAACTTTTTTTAATGACTTAATGTTTTTATGTATTTTTTCATTGTCATACATTTCATGACttgaaaaataaattaataactTAAAAACCTACAATACTGGTAGGTTTTATTATTAGTTATGCTTGCAAGTCAAGAAATTCTGAAGTATATTCTTCTTATGCAGATTTTTATTTGAAAAGTTTGGTTGTCTTCTTATATTTTTGTaacaagaaaaagaagagagatcAATACATGAATATGTGATATATTCGTAATATTTATATGGTGAATAGTTTTGTACTAAAGTATAAttcatttaatatatttatatactgCTGTAAAGTTTATGTATTACATGTTTTGTTAAATTATTCATTACATGAATAAAGTCATTTGCCCAGAAAAgattataattaataaaaaattcatatttttaaggatatattaaacaattaaaatgaatttttgtaattttatgATTTTTCGAAATACAACGATGTTATGTAATAacgtaaaatatatttataaaacaTAAATTTTGTAACATTCCTATATGATCTTTTTCGTATATAATTTCCAGTACAACAATTGACCTACAAATATTCATATtatttgaaattttgaaatttgaGTTGAAAAATAAAATAGGATACAATAAATAGACAAATAGGatacaattttttttaaattgtatcttattaacAATTTACCTTTATATTTGATACACACAAATTAAGTTACAATATGTAGTGTATAGTGTACAGATCTAAATGAATTGAATAAAAACATTTTATTGCACATATTAAACATTGgacaatttttatataaatttaatttaattggtTTTAACTTGCTAGTCACAATAATTGTTTGCAAAGTTaaactatatatatattgatTATAACATCTAGTAATGTCTTTATAACGCAAAAAAGATGAAAAAAAGTACTTGTGCAGGAATGacagaataataaataatagataTGTATAGGTTTAATTTAATTAAGCTACATATTTGATCTTTAaaataaaatgaatattgtgaattgtgaaataaatttttacatttttaacaaaatatattttacaaatTTATTAAACATGTAATACATATAGTTAACACTTACACCTGATATTTCTCATATTCAGCTAAGTATTTCTTCATACTGTTTGTATTTATTTATAGTTTCAAGTACaagaaaattattgaaacaagaATTCTTTATACAAAATAAGATATGTAAAACTGATCATAGAAAAATATACAATTGCTAGAAATCTGTAAATTTAATCAACATGTTCATTTATGTATTTAATATAGTCGGTAAAAGACTATGTATTAATTATAATAGATTCCTATTTATACataatatttgtatatatagtATAAGTTCCCAAGGATCtttaaaaatataatacaaGTACTGTGTGTATATTTTTCACACTAAATGCAGAATTAATGTGATAACATTAAAACTGTATAAATTCTAATATTATTGACATCAGCAATAGTTATTTTAATTTTATGCGTCAATTttcaattatattattatattatagttTCATAAAGATTTTAGTTCAATTAGTATTGATAGCAACTACCCCTATCTTCACAATAGTACGATATACTTACTTTTCACATGGTGTCATCGTTAGGTATTATTAAACAGAAAGTGATGTGTAACATGTATCGTGTACCTCAGAATTATGAGAAGATGTAGATGATAAAGTATTTGTAGTCAACGATGTAGATATGGGTCAGAACATGTCATCTTGACCCATATCTGGAATATATGATAAATTTCGTCCCTTTAGAGCTTTATTTATTAACCGTTTTTTATCTTGTTTCAATTCTTGTTCTCGTCTTTGTGCATCCAAAATATCGTCAACAGATACTTCTGTCAATGGTaggtctttttctttttctctgtcctttaatgataaatattatatcattttatgaaaATATTATCTAACATATACTTTATACAaaagtaaaataattttatatagtTTAATTACTATTTCTCCCAAAAGTACAACATTTTCTCCTCTCACAATGAAAATGCCTCTCGGAATGTCCCCATATTCTTTGCCAACATGAATTCTTTCGATTGTACGATGAAGTACAATATTAGCAAATTGGTCAACACTTCTAAGATATCCAATCAATGTTCGTCCATCTCTTAATAAAACCATAAGTTTctctaaataaaaaattacaagCAATAGCTCATGTTAATATCAATTTTACCAAAAAACATTAATAAATATATGAAGCAATTCAAATCTTATACAATTTACCAGTTTGTGAACATTTTAAAAATACATATGACagtaaattttcttttaaactGAGATAATCAAAATTTCCTATGACAATGATAAAAATGTATCATATTTCATAAGTAGTTATTcgttatattattattttttattgttaAGTATCTGCATAATTTGGAAAAGGATTTGAAACTTGTAATGGACAGTACGTATACAGAAAAATAATAATACACCGGTATAACCTAGTAAAATGGCAGATTTCTAAGATGAATACGTACTGTCGAGTTCTTCAAGAAGAGATGCCGTCCCTGGCAAAATGTTCATTTTACAATTTCTTCTATTTCCGATATATATAGCAATAGCTTtgaattaaaacaaataaaaatgttatacGTTAGCTTAACCTGTATCAAGGATTCAGTACTAAAATTGTATCATCTATTCGTTTAGAAATACTTCGACTATTACAATTTCTTGTTGTCAATTAATAAGGTGAACAATAACTGATTCACTAcaaaattaaagtaataaagCTATAATCATTATTTCGACATTACTTGAAAGATCCACATAAATCGATATATGTTTTGATGATTTCTTCTTAGCTAGGTAACATCTGTTCTGAATTCAAATTCATTTCAAATTGATAGAACGTAGACAAAATTGTATCGGTATAATTTAACAGTTAATAATCGATTTACTATAAATTTACTACTATAATCTATATTGGCCTTATACTTTCTTAAAAGTATTTGtcgtgaaacatttaaatgaaatattttaGCTAGGCatacattttttatttaaaatgaaCTTTGTAAATTGCAAGTAGATTTTTTTAAAACTAAGAACTGGAATCAACTAATCATCTTTAAGAAAAATCCATTATTATCTAATTTAAATATCATTAATTAATGACTGAAAAAAACCTTCGTAATTAATGCAATGTGTACGCAGTTTTAGTATAATCTATCAATGTGTACATACGTGTAGATAATTTTTCAGCTGGTGTTTCGTACAATTCAACCAATGATAAATGATGTCGATGGTTAAAGCCACTTTCAAGTAGAAGGTTTTCGCTTTGATGTGTACTGTTATTTAAAACGTTAGAATTTAAGGTTAAATACATAACCTACAAAATAATGAAACAATTCTACGAGACAAAATTTTTTCGACATTTTTTACCATTCATAACACTTATTGTAGGAGGTTCATTTTTCATTCGGGAATTCGCGCAACTAAAGTATATATATTGGtgatatattgttaaaattctACCTCGATTTACCCAATAATTTTAACTTGAACGTTTCTAGATACAAATATAATAAAGTTGCCTCGTACGATCTAAGACAGGAAGCAAAGAAAGAAGGTATTCCAATGAAAAAAACTATTCCTCTCGAATTGGAATATGAGAAAATAAAAGTAAGTAAAGTATAGTTAAAAAAATTGTATCAAATATATTACTATCTTCAAACGTTGTTCAAAGAATACATTGAAATTACATATATGATTAAAAATGTAAAACAATCAAAAATATACCAAAATAACAGAAAataatttcaattattttaatacaaaacaTTTTTGGTTTATATAATCTATTTTTCTGTAATAACAATTAttcaaaatatatttaaattatatcttacgtaATAAGTAATTATAGAGAAACCCATAAATAGATATTaaatttttcttccaactaCAATGTAACCAATAATAATGATAAAACTATAATGTTTAACTTAATATTTTCAGACATTGGACATTGATAATTGGGAAAACGTTCGAATACCACGACCATGGGAAGATTCAAACAGTCCAAGTAATTAATATTCTATTTTAAAAAATGCTCGCCCTATATAGAATTACATTTATGCATATCAACGTGTATAAAAATATATCTAGTACTTAAAAATGTTACTATTTGAGTATTGTTCACAGATTTTTTGTACATATATCTTTCTCCTCCCAATATTTCTGAACATGAACTTCCATGTTTGTTTTTTAAAATGATTTCTTTACGTGGAAGTCATAACATAGTACACATTGTCTACATTAATAACTTTCATATAAAAAAGTTGTTTAAGTCAATTCTGTAAATATAAATGGtacatttttttttagataATTAAAGGAAAGCAGAACTTATAAGAAAAGTTTAAAATATAGaacttacttttttttttaaatccaaACATATTTAGTAAACTTTGCTGTCTTTCTTCCAAATATACTTGTTGGCTTCGACGTGTGCTGTTTGTGTTTATTTTTACATTCTGGAAGAGTACATATATGTGTGTTGTATTATAAATGAAATGTCAATTAGAAAAATAGTGATATAATTCATCTTCTTCTGATTTCACACTATTAATATCTTCTTATGATTTTCAAAATAAAATTAGATTACTGTCCAAGTTAGTAACATTTGTAAATTCATTTTCATTTAACAATATCTTTTTACTTATTATATTTGTCATGTATCATATTCTCACCTTGTTATATATTGCTTGAAAAATAGTAGTATACTTACTGTTCGAGAAATTGAAGAGCTCTTTCTTTTATTTGACTTCATTTTACTGTTTGTTTGTATAGATGTTTTTATATCAGACCATTTAAATGAActaccatttaaattatctacaTCTCTTTGTTCAACTAAAAAGTCAGAATCCATGTCAGATTCTGATAGTGTTACCAACGTATCTAAAACCTGTAATTCTTTTATATTATCATTTTCTTTTTGCGATTCATTCATAGGAATGTTTAAGTGTGGTTTTCCTAGATCACAGTTAGTAGGAGTGTTTAAGCAATTAATggttttgcattcatttgatacaAATGATGCATTACATTCTTCATTGATATGTGTAAGATGCGAATCCGTTTGCACTTCATCAGTTACCATTGAGGGTtttgaattaatattttcttttttggaCAAAATTCCAATTGGGCTAGTAGCCGAATACATTCTGCATTCATCAATCATTTCAGGGGTTTCTTTAACAAAAAATTGACTGCCAGTAACAACGTCTTCATTTATAATTGTTCGCCTAATGCGTGTTATGTGTCTTCCTTTTATTCGACTTTTGCTCCTAAATAAAAGACTTGGAGAAGTTTTAATATCAGATGACTGTTTTGAAAATGGGTTTGTTCTAACTAAAATAGGGGATACTTTATCTTCATCAGGAATAGTTATATTTGCTTCCGCATTATTTTCAACATCCATTGCATTTTTAGATTTGTACATATCTAAAATTTCTTCTTGGCTCAATTGATCTTTTTctgcaataatatttatatagatTATCTTCTATTAATTTCTATAGAAACGATTTATTTTAACTTACTTAAGAAAAAATTTCTTACTAGGACTGCCTTCTTGTTTTATTAAACTAGTTCGTTTTGAACGAACTGTACAAGTATTTCTCATCTTTGGACTAGCAGCAGTGGGTGGTACTATAACACACCCCTTTTGGGGAGACTTTTGTGATTGATTTTCTAGTAATTTATGCTTTTCCGACCAAATGCTGACATGTCGAGACGATCCTATTTTTTGTTCCCATTTATTGTTCTTCTGAACTTGATTCTAAGAATATCATTGGcacatttataaataaaaagatTTACAATAAAAGATAAGAAACAATACACAGATTTTCTGAACTATCCTTATTGATATTACCTCCATTTTATCAGGATTAAAGTTATGAAGCATTTTTAAAGTAAAAGGATCACAGTTTCCAAGGGCAAGTTGAAATGCTGTATTTGGATCTGTTTCTGTGCCAGCATAATATAATTGTTCTTCTGTTATATCAGGTGTGGGTGGATTTAAACGAACTTGTTTCCTTTTTAAAGGACAATATACTAATTGGTGCTTAAAAGTAATAACTGCTAATACAAATGCATTTCTGTATTCTTGTGTAACAACTAAAGATTTCATTTTCAAGTGAGATCCTAAACGAGTTAAAGCCTATGGGAATAAATATCATTAATTATAGTACTTATGTAGAAGACTAGAAAAATTTGTAAATCAACATTGATATACATTTACCCCATATATATCACAATCTGTATTTATTTTAATGAATTTTCGTGCTTTAACCAATCCAATACCAGGGAGTGATGGTAAATAATCACAACCGGATAAAATACACATATGCATAAAATCATTCATACTAAAATGATTAGGACTTGTTTCCATTGCAAGGTGTAACAGATCTTGGTCAACCAAAACACAACTACCATATATATCCAATTTGAAAAGTATctgtaatataaaaaataaaaaaggaaaaacaaaTTTAATAACTAATGTGTTTAACAACCATTCTATTTAAGAAATTTGATTCTTGTATTTAACTCGGACATATGTGAACCtattgaataaaatatataaaaccaAAACTACTTAAATTATGCTGGAAAAGGAACAAACCTTTTTACAACCAAACAATATTAAATCACTATCCTCAGTAATAACAATATCAGCTATTCCACTAATATTAAGGTATGCTAACTGCGCATCTGCTTCATATGGTGCTACAATACAATCAATACCCATTTTCTGGCAGTGTTTAATTAATTCTAATGCCATTTCATGTGTAATGTCTAAGGACCTCCTCATTAAATTCCTTGCTTCTGCATTTTGCCCCATTCGCATCAGCTCAATAGCTTTGCGACGGTTTGTCTCTCTTATTCtataaatatattttgtttAAATAATGGAATAGTACTATAATTTATACAACAAATGATATACTATAATAACAatataaataatcaaatttataaAATACATTTAGTATTGTATATCTATTACAGCAACTGAATAATGAAAATAAGTACTAAGAACATGCCTTTCATTTATtagaataaattaattaataattcacaTGAATATAATCTTCAAACTATTTCCTTGAATTACTTACatcatgtgtaaatatataaagAAAACTCAACCAACATTCTAATAAAATCCAAGAATTTTTAAGAACTTTTAGCAAtatattttgaaacaattttcgAACTAACGACGTGATACATACTCGTGTCGTTTTGCCTCGGTTTGTGCTTTGGCAGGCAAATGTTTTCCATCGAATACAAGAATTGGTTTTATTTTATAAGATAACAACATGTTCACGAACTTCATACAGTAATGAACATATCTGAAAATAAAACGGTGATTTATAATTGTCGACATTATATTATTGATTATTTATTTCGATAGACAATGTGATTAATCGTTGGTAATTTTCTTACGCATCTGTCTGCTGT includes the following:
- the Tos gene encoding exonuclease tos; the protein is MGITGLLPFLEKSSKKTNINEFAGSTVAIDSYCWLHKGVFSCADKLVMGQQTDAYVHYCMKFVNMLLSYKIKPILVFDGKHLPAKAQTEAKRHEIRETNRRKAIELMRMGQNAEARNLMRRSLDITHEMALELIKHCQKMGIDCIVAPYEADAQLAYLNISGIADIVITEDSDLILFGCKKILFKLDIYGSCVLVDQDLLHLAMETSPNHFSMNDFMHMCILSGCDYLPSLPGIGLVKARKFIKINTDCDIYGALTRLGSHLKMKSLVVTQEYRNAFVLAVITFKHQLVYCPLKRKQVRLNPPTPDITEEQLYYAGTETDPNTAFQLALGNCDPFTLKMLHNFNPDKMENQVQKNNKWEQKIGSSRHVSIWSEKHKLLENQSQKSPQKGCVIVPPTAASPKMRNTCTVRSKRTSLIKQEGSPKKDQLSQEEILDMYKSKNAMDVENNAEANITIPDEDKVSPILVRTNPFSKQSSDIKTSPSLLFRSKSRIKGRHITRIRRTIINEDVVTGSQFFVKETPEMIDECRMYSATSPIGILSKKENINSKPSMVTDEVQTDSHLTHINEECNASFVSNECKTINCLNTPTNCDLGKPHLNIPMNESQKENDNIKELQVLDTLVTLSESDMDSDFLVEQRDVDNLNGSSFKWSDIKTSIQTNSKMKSNKRKSSSISRTNVKINTNSTRRSQQVYLEERQQSLLNMFGFKKKSKFYILNFSYKFCFPLII
- the L(3)neo43 gene encoding cytochrome c oxidase assembly protein COX16 homolog l(3)neo43 — translated: MKQFYETKFFRHFLPFITLIVGGSFFIREFAQLKYKYNKVASYDLRQEAKKEGIPMKKTIPLELEYEKIKTLDIDNWENVRIPRPWEDSNSPSN
- the Lsm1 gene encoding U6 snRNA-associated Sm-like protein LSm1, which codes for MNILPGTASLLEELDKKLMVLLRDGRTLIGYLRSVDQFANIVLHRTIERIHVGKEYGDIPRGIFIVRGENVVLLGEIDREKEKDLPLTEVSVDDILDAQRREQELKQDKKRLINKALKGRNLSYIPDMGQDDMF